ccccaaaaaattgaaCCAAGGCTTAACTGTCACCATGAGTGGTTAAAATAACATGAACCCTATTACAATGATGAAATGTATGTTGTTAATTTCTCATTTCTACAAATGAAACATTGACATGAATCTCCATATTGCATACTTGTAACAAACCACAATTGACGGTATATATGAACAGAGTCTGAACAATGTACCATAgctttgtattaaaaaaaaaggtgaattgacaaaaatcatttgtgttctctaggggaaggcggggtaagttgagcataggggcaagttgagccaccacccccaggatAAGAATGAATGAGACagacattatggtggtgtcatgcattaatgacccattacataacccttgaCCCCatcacattgttttcaactttgaaacaaaaagtactcttttttagagggaaaaatacaagttaaagccaaaaaagtaaaaaagggtgtgaaatagatcagtGCTTTTTACTCATACACgtcttaaaatataataaagaaataagaacaatattgttagtccaggtatggattctcattcttgtcatagtcttttacatgatggatgcataaaaaatgtgtggatgtgaaaatatcgcattaagttcgaaCTGGGGTAATTTGAGCCAGCCAGCATGGGGCAAGTtcagccatggtaattcttatggtaatgtttaataaaaacaaaaaacaaaccttaaaaagccattgatatgcaagCAGAacggagcaaattcacatgacagttcttttacttttagatgATGTTAGAATTTATAAAGAATTAGctagtgaaaagactttaaataaaaaattgacatgccggttcttcccgcatacattttgtacatagtttttgtggcttaacttaccccagaaggtggcacaacttaccccacagatggggcaagttgagccatttgacagttttttttcaaaggtcacaatgactttcagtgtgggggtagaaaggtatatataggtgaaaaatatttcccaagaatcaaacttaaaggggaatccaacccaaataaaaacttgtttttataaggaaaacaaaaatcaaacaagttgataggtgaaagtttgaacaatattggacaaacaacaagaaagttatgaatttttaagttgtaaatattggtaatcactatacccatggatacttcaaattggccgcatatgggatgtcatagtgatgtaaggcaaggactactcttccatgtattccaatacatattatggctaaaatgtcatttttcccaaaagttttatttcaaattatatttttctttcacgaggccataaaacaatatactacctgggttatgtTTAGATTACttccccaggggaatgggtacttaggagaaaaccacaaattcctgataataaagtacatggcctatgggaaagttgtccttgccccttgtcataatttacttacccagttgccaatttgaaatctacatagtattagtgatctcaattctaacatgcaaaatgcaaaaagtgtcacaacttaccccgccttcccctactgtaTTATCTCTCTGACAGGTGGAAGAGGATACTTTTaatatggtaataataataataataactcgcctcgaaatagaatatttttagatagatggcgctatataaatgccttttattattattttatatcttTCTAAAATCTTTATTGCTCAAAGAGACATGCAACTTTTAAGGGGGAAATTGATCCAGATGTTAAGTTGATatcaataaaagcagaaaagaagaataaattatattaattcaggtttggcaaaaaaaatccatcaaaggaAAACATTTGAAGAATAATGAACTAAGATATCACTgctataggtttttttttatcaatggtgatttaaaataaaagattTGGCATCTAAGTTACAATCCAAAGTGTAACTATCTGACATACATGAAGAGATATAGCATGTCATTATTGATGTATGATTGTCAGAGCACAGTTAAAACTATTTGGATCTATCGATAACTACCACATTAAATCcactttattaaaaaacaacataTTTATGTAGTTTATAGTGATAGAAACCAACACATCTTCAAGCACCCCCATCAACCTATTCCAACTACTGCTGACTTCTGTCACCAGTGCTTGGATTTCTTGACTTTGATCGACATTtagcatgaacaaaaaaaatgaatgaaaactatCTCTTCTTTTACTATAAATGTATTTCAAAAGGTCATAAGACTCGTACAAATAATTGAAAAAGAAGttgtttttaaaatcaaatctaCCTGAATTAGAAATGACTATTGCACAGCAATTTTTCATACCaaagtaaataaagaaaaatagacTGTCATTAAAgggaaaacatacatgtaatttatgtgAAAATGTGTGTTTAATAACATACTCTAAATGAAGCACATGTACTGGTAGTATTCCGAAGGGAGAAAAGGTCTGTATAATCCCTATGAATACAGGGATAAATAAGAGTGGGGCTAGCATAAGACAAATACCCAaatgaaagcaaaaataaaagaaaatgtgtttttgtttcatttaaatAATCATATGATCAAAATAAAGATATCGCACACTTCTGTGTTTTCTACACCCTGGTCTGATGGATTTGTCAACCTCAATAATCCTGATATTTCATCTCTCCTGGGTGTCAAGtggcaaatgaaaataaatgccaCTCTGAAGTATCCCCTTCACATCTTCCACACCATGAATCAATTCATTTGACATTGGATAAAAGCTTAAACTCATTTGATTGTTGTTAAGAGCAGCATTTTGTCAGAATCCATGGTAACTAGACTTTGCATAAGTTCAGGTATTCCATGGCTAAACAGAAGTAAAACTACAAATTTCATGATACCTCATGGAAGTAGAGGTTGGCAGCGACACAGAGAGCAATGACGCAGAAGCTGTTGTAGTAAATCAGCAATCTGAACTTCGGATCCACGTCTCCTTGTCTATACCAGTAAATCTGAAGAAATTGTGACAAGAAAAGAGAACATATTTTAGTAAAATACAGCATTCAGCCAGATCTTATTTCTCTTGAGAACAAATGATGGATAATGGTACGTGACGAAATGTTAAATGCTACATCCATATCATTCACATTAAAGTCAAACAAGAGAGCTTTTAACAGGCTTAAGAATTATTGCttcaaaaagaaattgaatcaCAGCCTACTCCATGTACTTACCAGCAGTATATTTCCAATGTAAACGAAGATTATACAGATAGAAAAGAAGATGTTGACTGGCAATGGAGGCCATGAAGGGAAGACTAATGCACTGATGAAAGTAACCTATAAAGgtaaaaaattacagaaaaatattaacataattttgattaatatgattttttgaTTAAGTCTTTTTAGTAAAGGGTTTGTCTCAAGAGTAGTTTAAAGTACACTGTTTCACAGCAAGACCTTACCTAACAAATCATTCATCATAAAAAGTAGAATTATCACACAATACTCACAAAGTCAAACAACTATAAACTTAAAATAACACAtcatatgaaaacaaatatttatgaacattttctgagaaaaaaacccaaaagcTTAAAATTAGTAAACATATCATGATCACCACTTCAGAGGTCCATCTGATGtgttaagaatttttttttaccacaatcATAAAAAAGGTAACCATTTTGGGGGGTTAGATTTTCGCTTGCGAGGCTGCAAGCAACTACACTTTAAAAAACTACGGTCTGATAAAGCTTGCCACCTAGCAAGGGATAGGttaataaaaaaagtttcatgattttcatgactgtgaaaaaaggaatgtttttttttatatcatgaacCAAGCTTTTTAATGATATGATACTACTCATCAACTCGATTCACAGAATACACTCATACGGATTGTTCAATACATGCCTTTTCACTTTTGATTACATGATGCTTATTAAAACGCCATTTAATTGTAAAAGCTTAAACATATTACCAAGAATCACGACCATGTGACAATCAATAGAAATAtgacatgaaaattgaaatgagtTTTCCAATTAATTTTGGTCTCATGGCAATGCTGATGAATTACTAGAACAAAAACGGAGATATAAAAGGGGTTACCTTGTATAATTTAAACCTTCTTACCGTAACTATGACAACCAAGACAACACCAACTATAAGGTTCACCACCcgctcctgaaaaaaaaaagttatgcacATATAGTAAATCAGATTTATATCAGATAATATCAGACTATTTATCATATAACACATAGCTTCAACATCTATTGATACAGTGGTCATCTGATCTACTCTGATTGTGTCATGTTGAATAATATTGTGAATTATAATTTTGCCTCTCTCAAATGAACTATGACCCACAGCTCAATTCTCTGTACAGTACATTCTTGTtcagtgaaatttttttttagctaatTCAATCAAATTAGACAGGTTTTGATTTTATGACAACCTTCATAAAGGAAATGACTACCAGTACCATGTGCAATGCATGTTTATCTACCTGgtgaaatttaaaagaacatTAGCTTTGAATTTAACTCTCAGCCAATGAATTAAAGTACTAGTATGGTGTTGCTTCTGGCATCCATGTTCAGGTGAGAACACAAATCACTCGGGCTAGTAAACTGAGCAATAACATAAAGAGTTTATTAAGATAATTGATAGCCATCATATTAATGATAGCTTGAAATTCCCCACTATCAGGCAGTCAGGTATTGTGGCTGGTGTTGGAGC
This genomic interval from Lytechinus pictus isolate F3 Inbred chromosome 3, Lp3.0, whole genome shotgun sequence contains the following:
- the LOC129257318 gene encoding transmembrane protein 243-like, translating into MSAYNTDIQTPLFGETQTWERVVNLIVGVVLVVIVTVTFISALVFPSWPPLPVNIFFSICIIFVYIGNILLIYWYRQGDVDPKFRLLIYYNSFCVIALCVAANLYFHEVS